From Chloroflexota bacterium, a single genomic window includes:
- the nuoD gene encoding NADH dehydrogenase (quinone) subunit D — MVLNMGPQHPSTHGVMRLLIEVDGETVTKCTPDVGFLHRGVEKLIETHDYRGGITLTDRMDYTAGPSNNMGYLMAIEKLMGMEDEIPLRAKLLRTAVAELSRLASHHIWIGTHALDIGAMSAFLWSLREREKILYLFEQACGARLTTSFMRVGGTGPHDVPESWVENVDAFLDSYTLDELNSLLTGNEIFQSRTRGVGVIPAEQALSYGLTGPSLRGSGVDWDLRKARPYAAYDLCDFEIPVFPEGDVYARYLVRLNEMYQATRIVRQCMEHLRDLPPDAPSNADRPDLVPPDVGRVPFDMEAMINHFKLVMHGVQPPVGEAYFGIEGPKGELGYYFVSDGSGMPYRCHVRSPSFVNLGVMEDAAVGGLIADTVALIGSIDIVLGEVDR, encoded by the coding sequence ATGGTGCTCAACATGGGGCCGCAGCATCCCAGCACACACGGCGTGATGCGGTTGCTCATCGAGGTCGACGGCGAAACGGTCACCAAGTGCACGCCGGACGTGGGATTCCTGCACCGCGGCGTGGAGAAGCTCATCGAGACCCACGACTACCGCGGCGGCATCACGCTCACCGACCGCATGGACTACACCGCCGGCCCGTCGAACAACATGGGCTATCTCATGGCCATCGAGAAGCTGATGGGCATGGAGGACGAAATCCCGCTGCGGGCCAAGCTGCTGCGCACGGCGGTGGCCGAACTGTCGCGCCTGGCGTCCCATCACATCTGGATCGGCACGCACGCGCTGGACATCGGCGCCATGTCGGCCTTCCTGTGGTCCCTGCGCGAGCGCGAGAAGATCCTGTATCTCTTCGAGCAGGCCTGCGGCGCGCGCCTCACAACGTCGTTCATGCGCGTGGGCGGCACCGGCCCGCACGACGTCCCCGAGAGTTGGGTGGAGAACGTTGATGCGTTTCTCGACAGCTATACCCTCGACGAGCTCAACAGCCTCCTCACCGGCAACGAGATCTTCCAGAGCCGCACTCGCGGCGTGGGCGTCATTCCCGCCGAGCAAGCCCTGAGCTACGGGCTCACCGGCCCTTCCCTTCGGGGATCGGGCGTGGACTGGGACCTGCGCAAAGCGCGGCCCTACGCCGCCTATGACTTGTGCGACTTCGAGATTCCCGTGTTCCCTGAGGGCGACGTCTACGCGCGCTACCTGGTGCGGCTCAACGAGATGTACCAAGCGACGCGGATCGTGCGGCAGTGCATGGAGCACCTCCGCGATCTGCCGCCGGACGCCCCGTCCAACGCGGACCGTCCCGACCTGGTGCCGCCGGACGTGGGGCGGGTGCCATTCGACATGGAAGCGATGATCAATCACTTCAAGCTGGTCATGCACGGAGTCCAACCCCCGGTCGGCGAGGCCTACTTCGGCATTGAGGGCCCCAAGGGCGAGTTGGGCTACTACTTCGTAAGCGACGGCAGCGGCATGCCCTATCGCTGCCACGTACGCTCGCCGTCGTTCGTCAATCTCGGCGTCATGGAGGATGCGGCGGTCGGCGGCCTGATCGCCGACACCGTGGCGCTGATCGGAAGCATCGACATCGTGTTGGGCGAGGTGGACCGGTGA